A genomic stretch from Oncorhynchus tshawytscha isolate Ot180627B linkage group LG07, Otsh_v2.0, whole genome shotgun sequence includes:
- the LOC112255036 gene encoding deoxynucleotidyltransferase terminal-interacting protein 1 — protein MGAHRGEGRRDWLQQDAVEQPPIQTMNPWNIMIKHRQVYRRGRRSQMTMSYTDPVISMDLLRTVLQPSFNEDIMGVFRKYMKFFEKAASNVKENFEEDIQTEQLIREACRNCLENAKQLFSDGEKSAVARPGPEPPVKRVKLEDESSQRSSPVPKKRKGRMTAPVGSTFKPTMYSNVPKPKTSESVKREGPKWDSSRLNEGSTFVLGSRANKALGMGGTRGRIYIKHADLFKYAADAQDKHWLAERQHMRATGGKMAYLLIEEDVQDLSLSNDYKDCPDLKMTPVELKPFTVPGWMIEKMQKAMEVQSSGKE, from the exons ATGGGTGCCCATCGAGGTGAGGGACGGAGGGACTGGCTTCAACAAGATGCTGTTGAACAGCCGCCCATACAAACTATG AATCCATGGAACATCATGATAAAGCACAGACAGGTCTACCGCCGGGGCAGACGCTCACAGATGACCATGAG CTACACAGACCCTGTTATATCCATGGACCTCTTGCGAACAGTTCTACAGCCCAGCTTCAATGAGGACATTATGGGAGTCTTCAGAAAATACATGAAG TTTTTCGAGAAAGCAGCCAGCAACGTGAAGGAGAACTTCGAAGAGGACATCCAGACCGAGCAGCTGATCCGAGAAGCCTGCAGAAACTGCTTGGAAAAT GCCAAACAGCTCTTCTCAGATGGGGAGAAATCGGCAGTGGCAAGACCCGGCCCTGAGCCTCCAGTCAAG CGGGTGAAGCTGGAGGATGAGTCCAGTCAAAGATCCAGCCCTGTTCCAAAGAAG CGGAAAGGGCGCATGACAGCTCCTGTCGGGTCCACTTTCAAGCCTACTATGTATAGTAATGT GCCTAAGCCCAAGACATCGGAGTCCGTAAAGCGTGAGGGACCTAAG TGGGACTCTTCCAGACTGAATGAAGGGAGCACATTTGTTCTTGGGTCCAGAGCAAATAA GGCTTTAGGAATGGGTGGCACCAGAGGAAGGATTTACATCAAACATGCTGACCTCTTCAAG tatGCTGCCGATGCCCAGGACAAACACTGGTTGGCAGAGAGACAGCATATGAGAGCTACAGGTGGAAAGATG GCCTATCTCCTTATTGAAGAGGATGTCCAGGACCTTTCTCTGAGTAATGATTACAA agattGCCCTGACCTGAAAATGACGCCAGTTGAGTTGAAGCCTTTCACAGTTCCCGGGTGGATGATTGAGAAGATGCAGAAGGCCATGGAGGTCCAGAGTTCAGGGAAGGAGTAG